The window GCTCACAGGAGTGGACCTAGAGTTCCTCAGGTTCCAGAACACAATCTGTGGAGCCGCATCTTCATAGCCTGCCTCCCTAAACTTCCTCTTGATCACTTGATAGTCGGTCTCCCAGGGGTCCCGTGACGCCTGGTCGAACTCCATGTCGCTAAACACGATCACCCGCTTCACGATCTGATCGGAACTCAGCTTCCCCTTCTTTGCCACCTCGAGTATCAGATCAAACACCTTCTGAAAGTTGGTGCTGCCTCCCCAGTCCATGTTCCTCACGAACTGCGTCTTTGCAGCCAGATCATCTCCCTTGATCAAGTGGAGCTGAGGACTCTCGCTGAACGTGATCACCTTCCCCTTCCACGGATCTTTGCTCAGCTCCGAGACCAGGATCCCAAGCGCAACGGAGACCTCCATAGGGATCCCCGTCATGCTACCTGAGACATCAGAAACAGCAATACAATTCTCGAGCTTCCCGGATTTTAGAAGGTCATCCACCATTCTCTTCCACTGGAGCTCAGCTACCTCCCTGACGTCTTCTTCCCCGTCATTTAGGGATGCTATAATTTCGTGGGGGAGCAGAGCGCCGGCAGCAATTTTCGCCTTTCCTGACTTCACCATGTCCAGGTACTCCTGAAACCGCTGCTTGTCATGCTTCATGAACTTGCCCTTGTAAAGTTTCATCGCCACGGAGGCGACACGGTTGTACGGGATTGAGCCCCAGTCATTCGCGCCCATGTACACTTCGGGCAGTTCCAGGACCTTTTGCAGTGGCACAAGTACCTCCTTCCTCAGTCTATCACGGACTCTATACACGTAATGTGCCTCCTCAACGCCGTCGTACTCTGGGTACGACTCACGTTGGAAAATTAGCTTCGCTATGCTCTCGCATAGGAGGATGGATCGGTCGAATGAAGAGTCGATCGAGGGGCACCACTTGGCGGCGAGCCCAATCTTATTTATCTCACCCGAGTGGAGGAACTCCAAATCCTTCCTCAAGGACTGGGCAAAATGCTCAGAGATTTTATCATAGAGGAAGCGGAAATCACTGTCCCGATTGTACCGTTCGATCAGTTTTCTGGCCATGGCGATCTTCTTTTCCCTCCTGAGATCTCTtgccttctcttcttcttgctTCGACCTGGCCATTGCCTTTGCGACACAATCCTCCTCCCTCGGAATGGAAGAGTTTGATTTCTCGGACTCCTCCTTTTTCTTCCTACCAGGTTTAGCAAAATGTCTGCGCCTCATCAGAGACATTGCTCTCCTCTTTCTCCCACCCTTGCGTTGCAGCCACTCCTCCTTTTGAATCCGCCTCACATCTGGGCCCTCGAGAAGGCGGTAGAGGATCTCCAGCAGATCCTTGAAATAGCCAAAATCAGCAAAGGCCCCGACATTGCACGCGAGCGTCCTCGGGTGGTTCCTAAAGAGCCATAACGCCGCCCTGTAGAAGCCTTCCTTGTCGGACTTCCCAGTCCCACGGACCCCGCGGAGGTTGCACATCAGTTTAAGTGTCGTGAGGGGATTGTGGGACCAGGCCAGGGCAAGCCGCTCGGCCAAGGACTCGGGCGGGGTGTCGGGCACGATGTGGAAGAAGAAGTCGAGGCATGGGTTGCCGGAGGAGAGGTAGGTGGCGGAGTAGTTCTCAGTGAAGCCCCTCGGCGGCTCGGTGCGTGTGGAAAATTTGTTGAACTCCACCACCATCAGGTCGACAAAGGCATCGCCAGAGGTTGCAGCCGCAGAGTGCACTCCCGAGGTTCGGGAGTAGAGTTCCGGAGGGCCGAGAACAGCTGAAGGGGCCATCACTTTGGTTGTATTCCCCTTTTCCTGGTCGTGATCAATTGCGTTCGTTGTGCTTTGGGGAAGAAGAGTAGGGAGGATAAATAAGATGGATGATGAACTTGGAGGCTaagaaaatgcaaataaaATGGAATCGGAGAGACTTTCTTCTCGATTGATTTCCGTTGACCTTTGAACTatataattcataattttccACCTAAAGGTTGATTACGGGCTAagcaattatttaattatttacagCTCGACGTGGACGAGAGAGTTGATTATTCAATTTCATATTCGACTAGTGTTGGCGtaagaatatattttgattCTTAAACAGTATTTCTTTGATATGTCTATGCTGCAAGTAACATCACGTCGATATCAAATAGCAATGTTCTTGCCACATCGTGCTTCGCCGCATTCCGTAATTTTGTATTGATTCGAGCCGTGGCTGATTATCGAGTAAGATATTGTAGGGTGGAGGGCATGCATGATTTTGTATGTGACAGGTACGTGATAGCAGCAGAGCATTCAAGAAGAGCCAAAATAGAGGATTGGAACCAATTTTGAATTCTTCCCTATTCATCGCCCCTTACTCAGAGTTTGACTGACTCCAGGCTCAAAGACTAGTCAAGAAGCCATACCCCTCTAGACATTTGACCAGTTCCCTATCCCTCCGGATTTGATTACCGTTAAGGCATTTGGATGAAGACGGATCTAATAGGGAAGGTTCTTTTGGCTTGAATGCTACTTATTCTGCTCTAAATGATTTCGGAATTAGCTCAGATCAATTGTATTGCCATGATATGTAGTTTTCAGGAGCTTCTATGGTTACCGGAAGTGACTTTTCCTTGCATTCAGGTGGTACCGGAATGACCACTTACAGTGATCATGAACTTTGGATCACTCAAATCGTCGATTGCTTGAATCGACCATGGAATTTCTCTGAGTTTTGTTCATGCTCAGGTTAATATTTCTACCGGCAATTGCAGCCCCATGCATTTCTACAAAGGAACGATTTTCCCCTTTGGAATTTCAGTTCAAAGCGTCAAGTTCACAATGCTTAAGACGATGCTACGATGCAGAAGATAAACAATTTTATGATAGACACAGAATATATAGAAAGTATGTCATCGGAAATTTGAGACGAACTGCATCCTCTAGCCCTTTGGCCTGTCCCTCGGTACAGTGAATCGGTGGTTTAGAAAACTGGAATTTGCCCTTCTATGTATGTTATCGTTAATATGAATATCTAGACTCAATGGGCAGCACTATTAATTCGATATGAGAAATTTCCAATACCATCAGAATGGATATTATCATTCAACAAATGATAGATTTATtcacaagaaagaaaaactcaAAACGATCATTCCTATAACTATGAAGATGTACAACCAACAATGACGATGGCTCGCTCTCTCCATCTGCTTACTAGTCAATCATGAAGTAAACACGCCGTGCTCAAACCTTCACAAACATAGCAACGAATAGGAATACTCGAAACTCATTATGTACGAAAAAACGGGGTGCCTACTGGGTTGTAACTGGGTACGCTGCTCGGGCATTCGAGACGCTCTCTAGCAGGTGATGCAAAGCCTTCTCGAAGCTGACAAATCCCATGAACCAGAAGTCATGGCCGTCCGTGGTCACAACCTGAATGTACTTCTCTGGCGGATTCTCCTTCATAACCACCGGATTCGCTGCCGAGATGTTCACGAACGGAATTGAAACCTGTTGAACGAGCAGTTAGAAAACAGCCCGGGTTCCACTAAAGTGTGTgatgttttaaaattatatgcaACGTGAATATGATGATTACCTTATAGTAGCTCCAAGTCTCCTGTCCAGAAGGAGCAGTGAAGGACAAGGGGCGGTCGCTGCAGAAAGCCACACGGGCAGTCGATAGGTAGAGGGTTCCAGCGACTGGGCCGGTGGATGTCGAGAGGTAGCAAGCGAATGTCTTCTTGAGGCTCTCGTTTGGATCGGTCCCGAATATCTGCCTGAAGAGGGGCTCGAATCCCCCTTCGGTTATAGCTTTGGCCGTAAGGTTCACCTTTCCCCAAGCCGCCTCAGAAACAGAGTGCCCTGTTTTAACTGCAAgatcaaaatatcaagccGATGTCTATGTCAGTCCATCCGAATTTTCCCTTAAAACCGGTTGATCTCCGATCAAACTTCGTATAAGACTATAATCTACAGACATCAGGGTCTTACGATTGTGCCAGATATTGCGGGCTATAGTCTCCGCCTTCTTGCTCCAGGAGTTGAACATGTCAATAACGGGCTCGAACGGGTTGTTGCTGGGCTTCTCCACGGGGTCGTACCGGACATAGGGCTGGAGGATCTGCTGGTGGTCCCCGGCATTCCACGTTGCGGCCTTCTGGTTGTCCGGGTGTGCGGAGGGCGCTGCAGGCGGCCCCATAACATGGGTTCCCCATTTCTTGGTGTCCTCGGCAGGCGGGTATGATACTTCTCGGGCCTCGGCCTCTGTAGCCTTCGGAGAAGTCGATTCCTTGTGGGGGTGTGAACCTTCAGGAGTTGCCGACATGGTTTTTTCGTTGATGGAGATCCAGTGACAGTAACACTACGAAGTTCGATCTTCTCTTCTCTATGCTTAACTGATTGGTGTTCTAGGGATTTAATTTTGAGGGCTCTTTATACTAAAAGACTTACTTTATGGAAGCCTTTAATCTTTAATCTCCCATAGGGTTTGGACATAACACGGGTTCTTGATTTCTTTGCAGCTAAGGGTCCATACTTCTTTCGAGAAGGGGCATTTTTTTAGCTTAATCGAGGTGGCACATCTGGAGACTTCCAGGTAATAGCGAGAAGTTTCTTCTGCTGTGTCCATATGGAAACTAAGGACCGACCATTTccaatttttcattattattttaattctaattGAAGATTTGAAGATATGGTGACGATGCCATGGCCTGGAACTTGGATATGGAATTGAATGCCATGACAATGGCTATGGGAGAGACACGTTTCTCATACGGCTTCAAGCCTTTACTCAGACAATGACATGCCCATGAGCTGGACGATATCctgttttgttcttttttttttctttttttttttttgtgatttgtGACAGCCTTATCCTTTCCCAACCTCtcccattttcttcttttttggacGCTGGGCTTCTTATTTGTTGGGTATTACCGGGGTTTCATTCGATAGTAATTAACAGGCGAATCGAGTCTAATGGTTCTCTAGTACGTTCATCTTGTTGATTCGGAATCTATTATCAGTCGAAATGATGGGAATGAACCTCAGTCAAGCAACTCAAGGTTGAAAATCCGAAGTTTCCCGTGAATGGTGAACTTGTCGGATGATGATGGTCCTTTTCACTGGTGGTTGATCATCTCACCACTCCGCGTTTACATGGCAGTTCTAGGGAAGATCTTGTGATCAATAGTCACATAGGGAAGTTCCTTCTCTGCGGATCCGTGAGCGATATCAGGATATCGATACAACTCCTTGGAAATGATTTAAGGGCAAATGCAGGGCTAACCGCAGGACGGGAAGTGAAACTGATGAGAGGAGGAGAGTGATTTCTTTTCAACTGCCGTCAAACAGAATAGCTAGCTGCGGGAATAGAACGCTCCATGACCACAAAAGCTACCAACACcaggaaaacagaaaaaaatcTGAGCTTTGTCCATCTCTTTCCATGGTTGAAAGTTAGTTGGAGCAAAACGTTTTTGGAAGTTATGGTGGATCAGCCATAAGCGCAGACCCATTGAAGCCCAAAGAACTATAGGTAGGAACACTGCCCTTCGTCATCTTCTTCCAACATATAAAGCCATCAGCAAACTAACTGCTCAATTTCCCATCCGAATCTTATGCGGTGACTCGAGTGGTTCGACTCGATTTTCTAATATCACTTGTGAAGCCCTGCCCAATTGTCTGTCTGATCAATGAGCTACGAGAGGGTTCCTCCTGGATACCCGCCACCAGGTAACGGATGCCTCCTTGCTCGGTGTCGGGACTTGGTTGCTGCATGTCTGAAGTGATGCCGACTTCATTGGATGGTCTGTTTTAGTTTCCAGCACTATGCTCCAACTCTTTTCGGGAGCTATACAGCAGCCTATTTGTTTGATTGGATTTTTTTGGAAAACCATCATGTTTTACAAGTCTTCACATGCCTAGGCAGAAATCTTTGGCGACATGGTGCATGAAAAAACAAGGTTTGTAGTTCGAATGATCacttaaatgaaaaatctaatcTGATTTGAGGCTGGAGCATTGAGTCTAGATAGCACTAGGCACTAGTTTTCACATGACCTCCAAGCGAACACCTCTGAGGTGCCGCCACTGCCGCCTGTCATCTGGCAGAGAATATGTAGCTGGCCCTTATCGATACAAGCACAGGTGATGGCAGCAGGGGCCTCTAAGATGGCCCTCTGCTCCTAGAACCCAGACGCCGACAGTGCCTTCCATGCCAGAGGAGGGGCAGTGGAGGCTAGTTTCCTTTTATTAGACGAAAATCAGTTTGTGCTGACATTGGAATATCCATCTTACTGGGATAACACTGTTGTTAAGGTCCGCCTCCCCCGGGCTATCCGCCTCCACCATCTCCCCCAGGCTATCCTccaccgccgccgccgccatATGAGGGATATCCGCCGCCACTTCCACCGCCGCCGCCACCATATGAGGGATATCCGCCGCCACTTCCACCGCCGCCGCCACCATATGAGGGATATCCACCGCCActtccgccgccgccgccgccgccaccTCCTCGACAGCAGGATGATGATAGCTGTGGCTGTGGTTCCTTTCTTAAAGGATGGTCAGTACTCTCATTGACATAGCAGAtccttttcaaaattcccGTTATACAATTAGATGTGAACCAGCTATACTAATTGACTCGCCTTGTTCGTTGAATCAATTCTGCAGCTTGGCCGCCGTCTGTTGCTGCTGTGCGCTAGAGGCGTGCTTCGGTTAAGGAAACACTAGAGTGCCGTGCTCGTGTCTTAACGACCTTTGCTATGCTCAGTGACTACAGTTCTCCTAAGTTAAGGTTTACGACTCCGAAAGAACTTTCTCCATTTAACCATTTTGAGGAATATGAACGACCTTTGCGTATGCTATCTTATCTGTTGGTGGCGTTACTGCTCGACAGTCATTTAGAGCTTCTCATTAAACTCCTATTGCAAAAAATTAGacaaataagtaaaaataaataaatcccTTAATTTCGGATACTTATTTCCATTTCGTTTCCTTGGATCCCAAGAAATAGATTCGGCTGTTACGATGCTTGCGGTCAAAGTAATCAATTATAGAGGGAAATCCGCTCGTTTATTTTCTATTCATTGCCCTCCAAGCTCAATATCTCACCGTGAGGATGATTGTGGTTCCACTGTCCCGGTCGTAAAGACCAATAAAAATGCAGCAAACGAAATATAAACACGGGCAACGAATATGAACTTCCGTaaataataagaatataaTCGATTCACAGTATCTACCATGGATTCTTTCCTCCTTATCTATAGAACGATATAGTAGTATGATCCCCTCCGCTTTACTGAAGCCCCAAATCAAAACCAACACAATGGCCCCTCCGAGAGCTCTCTGGCCGTTGGACCATACCAGCCGGAGGCTCTTACTCTGACGAGTTAGTGAAGGAGTTCTCTGGCCGTCAGACCATACCAGCAGGAGGCTCCGATGCTGACATGATAGCGGAGGAGTTCTCCAAGTTATCCCCTGCTGAGGTCATGATCACTGACGCCTCCTGCCGTGATCATAGCATGGGCTGCACTGAGAACGGCTCTGCCACCTACCCTCTCATCAGGCAACCCATGCTTAAGACTTCTTCTTCCACGTCGTTCCCGAGACCCCGCCCAATTCCCTGATTCAGCGGCTCACCCTCACCTGGGCCCACGACACACTCACCGCCCTTAAGCTGATATGCAACCTCCACGCTGTACGTGGGACTGGGAAGTCCGACAAGGAAGGTTTCCACACAGTGGCGCGCTGGCTATTCAAGAACCATCCAAGGACCCTCACCTACAACGTAGGGCCATTGGCCAACTTCGGGTACTTCAACGACCTGCCAGAGATCATCTACCGCCTTCTTGAGGGCCCCGATGTGAGGCGGGTCCAGAAGCAGGAGTGGGAGAAGCGCAAGTGGAGTTCAAGGTTGTGCTCGAAATCACAGATGACCGAGGACAGGAACAAGTCAAGAAAGTTGGAGTCACCCGCCCCGAGTAATGGTCGACCTGAGGAGGTGTGGAAGCTTCAGAGAGAGGAGACGATCGCCAAGGCCGAAAAGGTAATCAATCGATACAATCAGGACGGGGATTTCCGGTTACTCCACGAGAAAGTCTCAGAGCATTTCGCACAGTACCTGAAGTCAGACGTGGAGTTCCTAAACTCGGGGGAGTTAAACGAGGTCGGGCTTGCAGCAAAGTGGTGTCCCTCCACGGACTCATCGTTCGACCAATCCACGCTGCTCTGCGAGAGCATCGCGCTGCTGATCTTCTCCCGGGAGTAGTCTCCCGACTACGAGAGCACGGAGGAGGCACATTTTGTGTATACGGTTCGAGACAGGTTGAGAAGGGAGGTGCTAGTTCCGCTACGGAAGGCCCTGGAGTTGCCTAAGGTGTACATGAGCCCAAAGAACTGGGGCGAGATCCCATTCAACCGTGTCCCCTCCGTGGCGATGAAGCTCTACGTATCTAAGTTCTTCAAGCACTATAACGAACGTTTCAGGGTACTATATTCCGTGCCCATATGAGATTAATCGTATTGTATCATATGATGCTTTGCAGTTTAATCTAAATGATGTTATtgtctcattttttttccatcatGCCAATGAACACGTAGACCGATAATTGGATGAGTTTCTTGTGTTGTAAGCAATCTGATTTAGTATActgtttttgtaatttattacCAGGAGTGCCTTGAGAATGTGAAGTTGGGAAAGGGAAAATCGCAGCGGGGTTCTCCTACCCACGAGATAATCCAGTCGTTGGACGGTTGGACCACCGGGATGGCAGAGAAGTTGCTGAGCTCCATTGGAAGAGGATGGTGGAGAACCTGCTCAAGGCCGGGAAGCTCGAGAA of the Punica granatum isolate Tunisia-2019 chromosome 6, ASM765513v2, whole genome shotgun sequence genome contains:
- the LOC116210728 gene encoding uncharacterized protein LOC116210728, whose translation is MAPSAVLGPPELYSRTSGVHSAAATSGDAFVDLMVVEFNKFSTRTEPPRGFTENYSATYLSSGNPCLDFFFHIVPDTPPESLAERLALAWSHNPLTTLKLMCNLRGVRGTGKSDKEGFYRAALWLFRNHPRTLACNVGAFADFGYFKDLLEILYRLLEGPDVRRIQKEEWLQRKGGRKRRAMSLMRRRHFAKPGRKKKEESEKSNSSIPREEDCVAKAMARSKQEEEKARDLRREKKIAMARKLIERYNRDSDFRFLYDKISEHFAQSLRKDLEFLHSGEINKIGLAAKWCPSIDSSFDRSILLCESIAKLIFQRESYPEYDGVEEAHYVYRVRDRLRKEVLVPLQKVLELPEVYMGANDWGSIPYNRVASVAMKLYKGKFMKHDKQRFQEYLDMVKSGKAKIAAGALLPHEIIASLNDGEEDVREVAELQWKRMVDDLLKSGKLENCIAVSDVSGSMTGIPMEVSVALGILVSELSKDPWKGKVITFSESPQLHLIKGDDLAAKTQFVRNMDWGGSTNFQKVFDLILEVAKKGKLSSDQIVKRVIVFSDMEFDQASRDPWETDYQVIKRKFREAGYEDAAPQIVFWNLRNSRSTPVSGTQEGVALVSGFSKNLLNLFLDKDGQIDPELVMLEAISGEEYQKLVVMD
- the LOC116210730 gene encoding GEM-like protein 5, which translates into the protein MSATPEGSHPHKESTSPKATEAEAREVSYPPAEDTKKWGTHVMGPPAAPSAHPDNQKAATWNAGDHQQILQPYVRYDPVEKPSNNPFEPVIDMFNSWSKKAETIARNIWHNLKTGHSVSEAAWGKVNLTAKAITEGGFEPLFRQIFGTDPNESLKKTFACYLSTSTGPVAGTLYLSTARVAFCSDRPLSFTAPSGQETWSYYKVSIPFVNISAANPVVMKENPPEKYIQVVTTDGHDFWFMGFVSFEKALHHLLESVSNARAAYPVTTQ